From Papaver somniferum cultivar HN1 unplaced genomic scaffold, ASM357369v1 unplaced-scaffold_29, whole genome shotgun sequence, a single genomic window includes:
- the LOC113341283 gene encoding nitronate monooxygenase-like — MGFASALGWDNGIVLAPMGADISGPKLVAAVANAGGVGLLASPVNMYDATLKAIRDTKKLTNKPFGAGILLEFDQTHTVRAIFEEKLACMQVFWGDYPKEMVDEAHKNGVQILHQVGSIADAEKAIAAGVDCIIAQGVEAGGHVIGNVSWHALVPRIVDLIGDKNITVVAAGAIADPRGFVGAISLGAKGICMGTRFIATKESYAHDYYKEQLLKYTGDDTDYTDLYSRESWRAPTRVLNTPFHQKWKPAPEDVENNAEQPIIGYSIIYGGETVLRRFAGQVANKTTAGEVENMVMYAGQGVGHVNDILPAGDIVKNFIEGAEMIIKELGNKYATIDDGVAAISLA, encoded by the exons ATGGGTTTCGCTAGTGCTTTAGGATGGGACAACGGTATCGTGTTGGCCCCAATGGGAGCTGATATTTCCGGTCCAAAACTTGTTGCAGCTGTGGCCAATGCTGGAGGCGTTGGTTTATTGGCTAGCCCTGTT AATATGTATGATGCGACATTGAAGGCTATAAGGGATACTAAGAAACTCACTAATAAGCCATTCGGAGCTGGTATCTTGTTGGAATTTGATCAAACTCATACTGTCAGGGCAATTTTCGAAGAGAAACTCGCATGCATGCAAGTTTTCTGGGGGGACTATCCCAAAGAGATGGTGGATGAAGCACATAAAAATGGAGTCCAGATCTTGCACCAGGTTGGTTCAATTGCGGATGCAGAAAAAGCAATTGCTGCAGGTGTTGATTGTATCATCGCACAGGGGGTAGAAGCCGGAGGACATGTCATCGGCAAT GTCAGTTGGCATGCTTTGGTTCCAAGAATCGTCGATTTAATCGGTGACAAGAATATAACAGTTGTTGCTGCTGGAGCTATTGCAGACCCCCGTGGTTTTGTGGGTGCCATATCACTTGGAGCTAAAGGAATTTGCATGGGAACAAG ATTCATAGCTACCAAAGAGTCGTATGCACATGATTACTACAAGGAACAACTGCTCAAGTATACTGGAGATGATACCGATTACACAGACCTATACAGTCGTGAAAGCTGGAGAGCACCAACTCGTGTTCTTAACACCCCTTTCCACCAGAAATGGAAACCAGCGCCGGAGGATGTTGAGAATAATGCAGAGCAACCTATTATTGGATACTCGATCATTTATGGAGGG GAAACAGTTTTACGTCGTTTTGCAGGACAAGTAGCAAACAAAACAACAGCCGGGGAAGTTGAAAATATGGTCATGTATGCAGGACAGGGTGTCGGACATGTGAACGATATTCTTCCTGCGGGTGACATTGTTAAGAATTTCATTGAGGGTGCTGAAATGATCATCAAGGAACTTGGAAACAAGTATGCAACAATAGATGATGGAGTTGCTGCCATTTCACTTGCATAA